Genomic segment of Flavobacteriales bacterium:
CGTAAATGATCGAAAGCGTTCCAAAAAGCAGGTTGCTCATGGTCAGTGCATTCGGTATGGCGATTCTCCATGCGGACATGGGCACAATATATCGAGATTTATCGTGTTGTTTTAAAATGTTATCCATCTTTGCAGGCATGATCCAAAAGTCTATTCGCTTCGGTAAATTCAACGCGGCCTTTGTTCTGTTGCTGTCGTTACCGTTTCAAGGAAACGGCCAGGTGCGCAAGTACAGCAACGAATTCCTGAACATCGGGGTCGATGCGCGGGCACTCGGTATGAGTAATGCCGTGGTCGCTTCGGTGCAGGACGTTACGGCGGGGTATTGGAATCCGGCCGGGCTAGCACACTTGCGCGATCGATGGGAGGTCGGACTCATGCACGCCGAATACTTTGCCGGTATCGCCAATTACGATTACCTCGGAGGGGCAACTCCGATCGATGACCGCAGCACTTTTGGCGTTTCCCTTATTCGCTTCGGTGTCGACGATATACTCGATACCAGCGAACTCATCGATCAGGACGGTAACGTCGACTACGACCGCATCAACTTATTTAGCGCTGCCGACTATGCGCTATTGCTGAGCTATGCGCGGAATACCAATATCGAAGGACTCAGCATCGGTGGAAATGTAAAACTCATTTACCGAGGCATCGGAGATTTTGCCGATGCCTACGGGTTTGGCTTTGACCTGGGAACACAATATCACAAGAACGCCTGGAGCGTGGCCGCCAGCTTGCGCGATGCTACGACGACTTTTAATGCCTGGAGATTCAATACCGAGCGTCTCGAAGAGGTGTTCGTCGCGACCGGAAATGAGATTCCGACCCATGCCCTCGAACTCACCGCTCCGCGCCTAACTTTAGCGGCCGGACGAGCATTCGTGCTCGGCGATAACTTCAGCCTGTACAGCGAAATCGACCTTGTCACGACCTTCGACGGCCGGAGAGCTACGGTCATCAGCAGCGATTTTGCCAGCGTAGACCCCTCACTCGGACTCGAATTCGGATACCGAGATTTTCTGTTCTTACGCATGGGATTAGGGAATGTTCAACGGGCCATGGATTTCGACGACTCCGAATACTGGACCTTTCAACCCAACTTGGGTATTGGATTTCGCTATCAAAACATCTCCCTCGACTACGCCCTGACCGATATCGGCGATCAAAGTGTAGCGGTGTACTCGAATGTTTTCTCCCTAAAGCTTAACTTCGCTCGTAAGCAACCGTAACTTATGCTTCGGCACTTTCTCTTAGCACTTGCAACCGCCGCCTTGCTGATCATGGCTTGGCCGCCGCGTGTGTCGGCACCTCTGTCGCTCGTGGCCTTTATACCTCTGCTTTGGGCCATACGGGAGATCGATTACGATAAGGACTTCAAAGGCAAGAAAGGCTGGGCCGTATTCCGGTTGAGTTTCGTCGCTTTTTTAATATGGAATGTCGCCTGTAGCTGGTGGATCTACTACGCCGCGGCGGTCGGAGCCGTAGCGTCGAGCCTCTTCAACGCCACGGCAATGGCCCTCATGATGGTGCTGTACTACAGGGGGCGTAAGGCAATAGGACCGCAACGCTCACTCATTTCTTTACCCGCTTATTGGATCGCCTTCGAGTACTTTATTCAACGGTGGAATCTCTCATGGCCGTGGATGAATCTCGGAAACGTATTTGCCGGGGCACCCGATGCCGTTCAGTGGTACGAGTATACCGGAACACTTGGCGGCACACTCTGGATTTGGACCGTCAACATCGTACTCTACGCATGGCTTTCCGATTACAAACATCATTTGCGTTCGTTGCGGTTGTGGATGCGCCTCGCGGCGCGATTACTTTTTTTCGTTCTGGTGCCGCTCGCGCTGAGTTTGCAGATCGGCGCCCAGCATACAGGTTTTGGCGAGTCGGCCGATGTGGTCGTGGTGCAACCAAATGTCGATCCCTATACCGAAAAATTCAATTCCGACGATGTCGCACAAGTGAAGCGCATTTTGGCCATTGCCGATTCAGTGATGGATCAAGACGTCGATGTGATCTTAGCTCCGGAAACGGCTATTCCAGGCGGACTCATGGAAGGGCGGCTCGATCACGAGCCAACCATTGCAGTGATCAGAAGGTGGCTTCAAAATTACCCGAATGCGCAATTCATTATAGGTGCCAGTACTTATCGAATTTACGACAGTGCTCAGGAGGCTTCTGAAACGGCGCGCTACAACGAACGAGGTCAGTACTACTGGGATAGCTACAACACAGCACTCAATATCGACACCAGCGAGAACATCCGAGTATACCATAAATCGCAGTTAGTGGTCGGAGTAGAGCAGATGCCTTTCCGAAGTACTCTGGAACCCCTCATCGGAGAGATCGCCCTAGACCTGGGCGGTACCACCGGCACGCTGGGTAAGCAGCCGAACAGAGATGTGTTTCCTCACCCGACCAAGGAGATCAGTGTCGCTCCCGTAATCTGCTGGGAATCGGTTTTTGGAGATTACGTCACCGATTATGCCAACAACGGCGCAAATTTCTTCGGTGTCATCACTAACGATGGCTGGTGGAAAGATACCGATGGGTACAAACAGCATTTCGCCTATGCCAAATTGCGCGCCATCGAGAACCGAAGAAGTGTGGCTCGCGCAGCGAATACGGGAATCTCGGGATTCATCGACTTTAAAGGAAATGAACTACAACGACTCGGTTGGGATGAAACAGGAGCACTTCGACAAAAGGTCCACCTCTCATCGGCCAAGACCTTCTATCAACAACACGGCGACTTCATTGGGCGTATAGCGCAAGCCCTGGCCGTGGTCTTCTTGCTTTATCTTTTTGTGCGGTTGCGCGTAAAACCTTGAGTAGTTCTTAATTCTTAGTGTTGAGTTCTTACGTGCAATGGGTAATGAAACATGGACAGTGAACTCAGACAGACCGTGAATCATGAACGAATGAATTTGATTATCCTCGCATTAAAACCCGGGGCCAAGGGGCTTATTTCCATCAGGGGATTGCCGGTCGGGTTTCAACAATTTGATCCCAGGGCCGAAGCCCCGGACTGTTTTGCATTCGTTTGCCCTTTCTTAATAATCGTTGATGATTCAACTGCTCAATCCCCGTATTAAAACCCGGGGCCAAGGGGTTTATTTCCATCAGGGGATTGCCGGTCGGGTTTCAACATTTTTGATCCCCGGGCTGAAGCCCGCGGCCAAGGATCGTCCTTTCATTATTAAATCCCATTAACCGATAACCATTTTTAATCAACCAATCAACCAATCAACCAACAAAGAACAAAGAACATCCCCCAACGAACTTCGTTTAATATCTTTGTAGCTCTAATCGAATGGATTTCTAAAGAAAGTTAGAATGAGCACTTACGACGTTACCGTCATTGGGTCAGGACCGGGAGGATATGTTGCGGCGATTCGCTGCGCTCAACTCGGCATGAAGACCGCCATCATAGAAAAATACAATAGCTTAGGAGGGACCTGCTCGAACGTAGGATGTATTCCGTCCAAAGCCTTGCTCGACAGCTCGGAACACTACCACGATGCAGCGGAGAAATTCGCCACGCACGGAATCGAGCTCAAGGACCTAAAAGTGAATATGCCGCAAATGATCGAGCGCAAGCGCGAGGTCGTGAAGAGCAATGCCGATGGTATCGCGTTCTTGATGAAAAAGAACAACATCGACGTACATACCGGAGTCGGATCATTCGTTGATAAAGGCACACTTAAAGTGACGGATGGCAATGGAAAAGAAACAGAGATCAAAACCGGAAAGGTGATCATTGCCACGGGTTCAAAGCCCAGTTCGCTTCCCGGTATCGAAATCGATAAAGACCGAATCATAAGCTCTACCGAGGCACTCGAGCTTCTGGAAGTGCCTAAGAAAATGGTGGTCATCGGTGCAGGGGTAATCGGACTCGAGCTCGGATCGGTATACCAGCGCTTGGGTTGCGAAGTGACCTTCGTAGAGTATGCCGATAGCGCGATCCCAATGATGGACAGCGCCATGAGCAAAGATCTTACCCGCGCCATGAAGAAAATGGGCGTGAAATTCAATTTCTCCCACAATTTAAAATCAGCCGAAAACACCGGTGACAGGGTTAAGGTAGTTGCCGAAAACAAAAAAGGTGAAGAAGTGACCTTCGAAGGTGACTATTGCCTTATGGCGGTTGGGCGTAAACCCTATACGGCCGGACTCAATAGCGAAGCGATCGGACTCGAAATGGACGATCGCGGACGCATCGTGATCGACGATCAGTTCAAGACAAATGTCGACGGAGTTTATGCCATTGGAGACGTGGTTCGCGGAATCATGCTCGCGCACAAAGCAGAGGAAGAAGGAGTGGCCGTAGCTGAATTGTTGGCTGGTGAAAAGCCGCATATCAACTACAACCTTATCCCGAACGTCGTATACACCTGGCCCGAGGTTGCTTCTGTGGGTAAAACCGAGGAAGAGCTCAAAGAAGCCGGCGTGAAGTACAATACCGGAACTTTCATGTTCAAAGCCAGTGGTCGCGCTCGCGCTTCTATGGATACGGACGGATCGGTGAAGCTCCTGGCCGATGCCAATACCGATGAGATCCTCGGAATGCACATCTGCG
This window contains:
- the lnt gene encoding apolipoprotein N-acyltransferase, which encodes MLRHFLLALATAALLIMAWPPRVSAPLSLVAFIPLLWAIREIDYDKDFKGKKGWAVFRLSFVAFLIWNVACSWWIYYAAAVGAVASSLFNATAMALMMVLYYRGRKAIGPQRSLISLPAYWIAFEYFIQRWNLSWPWMNLGNVFAGAPDAVQWYEYTGTLGGTLWIWTVNIVLYAWLSDYKHHLRSLRLWMRLAARLLFFVLVPLALSLQIGAQHTGFGESADVVVVQPNVDPYTEKFNSDDVAQVKRILAIADSVMDQDVDVILAPETAIPGGLMEGRLDHEPTIAVIRRWLQNYPNAQFIIGASTYRIYDSAQEASETARYNERGQYYWDSYNTALNIDTSENIRVYHKSQLVVGVEQMPFRSTLEPLIGEIALDLGGTTGTLGKQPNRDVFPHPTKEISVAPVICWESVFGDYVTDYANNGANFFGVITNDGWWKDTDGYKQHFAYAKLRAIENRRSVARAANTGISGFIDFKGNELQRLGWDETGALRQKVHLSSAKTFYQQHGDFIGRIAQALAVVFLLYLFVRLRVKP
- the lpdA gene encoding dihydrolipoyl dehydrogenase, producing the protein MSTYDVTVIGSGPGGYVAAIRCAQLGMKTAIIEKYNSLGGTCSNVGCIPSKALLDSSEHYHDAAEKFATHGIELKDLKVNMPQMIERKREVVKSNADGIAFLMKKNNIDVHTGVGSFVDKGTLKVTDGNGKETEIKTGKVIIATGSKPSSLPGIEIDKDRIISSTEALELLEVPKKMVVIGAGVIGLELGSVYQRLGCEVTFVEYADSAIPMMDSAMSKDLTRAMKKMGVKFNFSHNLKSAENTGDRVKVVAENKKGEEVTFEGDYCLMAVGRKPYTAGLNSEAIGLEMDDRGRIVIDDQFKTNVDGVYAIGDVVRGIMLAHKAEEEGVAVAELLAGEKPHINYNLIPNVVYTWPEVASVGKTEEELKEAGVKYNTGTFMFKASGRARASMDTDGSVKLLADANTDEILGMHICGPRAADMIAEGVVAMEYRASAEDIARVSHAHPTYTEAIREAALEATGNRALHK
- a CDS encoding PorV/PorQ family protein, whose protein sequence is MIQKSIRFGKFNAAFVLLLSLPFQGNGQVRKYSNEFLNIGVDARALGMSNAVVASVQDVTAGYWNPAGLAHLRDRWEVGLMHAEYFAGIANYDYLGGATPIDDRSTFGVSLIRFGVDDILDTSELIDQDGNVDYDRINLFSAADYALLLSYARNTNIEGLSIGGNVKLIYRGIGDFADAYGFGFDLGTQYHKNAWSVAASLRDATTTFNAWRFNTERLEEVFVATGNEIPTHALELTAPRLTLAAGRAFVLGDNFSLYSEIDLVTTFDGRRATVISSDFASVDPSLGLEFGYRDFLFLRMGLGNVQRAMDFDDSEYWTFQPNLGIGFRYQNISLDYALTDIGDQSVAVYSNVFSLKLNFARKQP